The Primulina huaijiensis isolate GDHJ02 chromosome 12, ASM1229523v2, whole genome shotgun sequence genome has a window encoding:
- the LOC140990724 gene encoding ACT domain-containing protein ACR12-like isoform X2 — protein sequence MAMANAYLTSSFTSIRLRPSDFSSVKSFPTTKSHLYLLVSPRIDSTRNKNVMMCASVDGVDSMSSSSFSLSGPETDYVPMPIVLIDQDTDPDATIVQLSFGDRLGALLDTMKALKDLGLDVLKGTVTTENSVTQTKFFITRLSTGRKVEDPDVLERIRLTIINNLLKYHPESSERLAMGEAFGVKPPEKKIDVEIATHNHVKEDGPRRSLLSVETADRPGLLLEMIKIMSDINVTVESAEIDTEGLVAKDRFHVNYRGAALNSSLSQVLVNCLRYYLRRPETDEESY from the exons ATGGCGATGGCTAATGCTTACCTCACTTCTTCTTTCACTTCAATCCGGTTGAGACCTTCAGATTTTTCTTCTGTTAAGAGTTTTCCCACCACAAAATCTCATCTTTACTTATTGGTTTCCCCGAGAATCGATTCAACGCGCAACAA GAATGTTATGATGTGTGCCTCTGTTGATGGAGTGGACTCAATGAGTTCAAGTTCATTTTCGTTG TCTGGGCCAGAGACTGATTATGTTCCAATGCCAATTGTCTTGATAGATCAAGATACTGATCCTGATGCAACTATTGTGCAACTTAGCTTTGGAGATCGCCTTGGTGCTCTACTTGACACG ATGAAGGCACTTAAGGACTTAGGCTTGGATGTTTTAAAGGGAACTGTCACTACTGAGAACTCTGTCACACAAACTAAATTTTTTATCACACGACT ATCCACGGGACGTAAAGTCGAAGATCCTGATGTCTTGGAAAGGATTCGCTTGACCATCATCAACAACCTTCTCAAGTATCATCCG GAATCAAGTGAACGGCTTGCTATGGGTGAAGCTTTTGGAGTAAAACCCCCGGAAAAAAAG ATTGATGTTGAAATCGCTACTCATAATCATGTTAAGGAAGATGGACCTAGGAGGAG CTTACTCTCTGTAGAGACAGCGGATCGACCTGGGCTGCTGTTAGAGATGATCAAAATAATGTCAGATATCAATGTAACAGTTGAATCAGCGGAGATTGACACCGAG GGATTGGTCGCCAAAGACAGGTTTCATGTCAATTATCGAGGAGCAGCATTGAACAGTTCTTTGTCTCAG GTTCTTGTGAATTGCCTGCGTTACTACCTGCGGCGGCCAGAAACCGATGAGGAGAGCTACTGA
- the LOC140990724 gene encoding ACT domain-containing protein ACR12-like isoform X4 encodes MAMANAYLTSSFTSIRNVMMCASVDGVDSMSSSSFSLSGPETDYVPMPIVLIDQDTDPDATIVQLSFGDRLGALLDTMKALKDLGLDVLKGTVTTENSVTQTKFFITRLSTGRKVEDPDVLERIRLTIINNLLKYHPESSERLAMGEAFGVKPPEKKIDVEIATHNHVKEDGPRRSLLSVETADRPGLLLEMIKIMSDINVTVESAEIDTEGLVAKDRFHVNYRGAALNSSLSQVLVNCLRYYLRRPETDEESY; translated from the exons ATGGCGATGGCTAATGCTTACCTCACTTCTTCTTTCACTTCAATCCG GAATGTTATGATGTGTGCCTCTGTTGATGGAGTGGACTCAATGAGTTCAAGTTCATTTTCGTTG TCTGGGCCAGAGACTGATTATGTTCCAATGCCAATTGTCTTGATAGATCAAGATACTGATCCTGATGCAACTATTGTGCAACTTAGCTTTGGAGATCGCCTTGGTGCTCTACTTGACACG ATGAAGGCACTTAAGGACTTAGGCTTGGATGTTTTAAAGGGAACTGTCACTACTGAGAACTCTGTCACACAAACTAAATTTTTTATCACACGACT ATCCACGGGACGTAAAGTCGAAGATCCTGATGTCTTGGAAAGGATTCGCTTGACCATCATCAACAACCTTCTCAAGTATCATCCG GAATCAAGTGAACGGCTTGCTATGGGTGAAGCTTTTGGAGTAAAACCCCCGGAAAAAAAG ATTGATGTTGAAATCGCTACTCATAATCATGTTAAGGAAGATGGACCTAGGAGGAG CTTACTCTCTGTAGAGACAGCGGATCGACCTGGGCTGCTGTTAGAGATGATCAAAATAATGTCAGATATCAATGTAACAGTTGAATCAGCGGAGATTGACACCGAG GGATTGGTCGCCAAAGACAGGTTTCATGTCAATTATCGAGGAGCAGCATTGAACAGTTCTTTGTCTCAG GTTCTTGTGAATTGCCTGCGTTACTACCTGCGGCGGCCAGAAACCGATGAGGAGAGCTACTGA
- the LOC140990724 gene encoding ACT domain-containing protein ACR12-like isoform X1 yields MAMANAYLTSSFTSIRLRPSDFSSVKSFPTTKSHLYLLVSPRIDSTRNKNVMMCASVDGVDSMSSSSFSLKSGPETDYVPMPIVLIDQDTDPDATIVQLSFGDRLGALLDTMKALKDLGLDVLKGTVTTENSVTQTKFFITRLSTGRKVEDPDVLERIRLTIINNLLKYHPESSERLAMGEAFGVKPPEKKIDVEIATHNHVKEDGPRRSLLSVETADRPGLLLEMIKIMSDINVTVESAEIDTEGLVAKDRFHVNYRGAALNSSLSQVLVNCLRYYLRRPETDEESY; encoded by the exons ATGGCGATGGCTAATGCTTACCTCACTTCTTCTTTCACTTCAATCCGGTTGAGACCTTCAGATTTTTCTTCTGTTAAGAGTTTTCCCACCACAAAATCTCATCTTTACTTATTGGTTTCCCCGAGAATCGATTCAACGCGCAACAA GAATGTTATGATGTGTGCCTCTGTTGATGGAGTGGACTCAATGAGTTCAAGTTCATTTTCGTTG AAGTCTGGGCCAGAGACTGATTATGTTCCAATGCCAATTGTCTTGATAGATCAAGATACTGATCCTGATGCAACTATTGTGCAACTTAGCTTTGGAGATCGCCTTGGTGCTCTACTTGACACG ATGAAGGCACTTAAGGACTTAGGCTTGGATGTTTTAAAGGGAACTGTCACTACTGAGAACTCTGTCACACAAACTAAATTTTTTATCACACGACT ATCCACGGGACGTAAAGTCGAAGATCCTGATGTCTTGGAAAGGATTCGCTTGACCATCATCAACAACCTTCTCAAGTATCATCCG GAATCAAGTGAACGGCTTGCTATGGGTGAAGCTTTTGGAGTAAAACCCCCGGAAAAAAAG ATTGATGTTGAAATCGCTACTCATAATCATGTTAAGGAAGATGGACCTAGGAGGAG CTTACTCTCTGTAGAGACAGCGGATCGACCTGGGCTGCTGTTAGAGATGATCAAAATAATGTCAGATATCAATGTAACAGTTGAATCAGCGGAGATTGACACCGAG GGATTGGTCGCCAAAGACAGGTTTCATGTCAATTATCGAGGAGCAGCATTGAACAGTTCTTTGTCTCAG GTTCTTGTGAATTGCCTGCGTTACTACCTGCGGCGGCCAGAAACCGATGAGGAGAGCTACTGA
- the LOC140990724 gene encoding ACT domain-containing protein ACR12-like isoform X3 → MAMANAYLTSSFTSIRNVMMCASVDGVDSMSSSSFSLKSGPETDYVPMPIVLIDQDTDPDATIVQLSFGDRLGALLDTMKALKDLGLDVLKGTVTTENSVTQTKFFITRLSTGRKVEDPDVLERIRLTIINNLLKYHPESSERLAMGEAFGVKPPEKKIDVEIATHNHVKEDGPRRSLLSVETADRPGLLLEMIKIMSDINVTVESAEIDTEGLVAKDRFHVNYRGAALNSSLSQVLVNCLRYYLRRPETDEESY, encoded by the exons ATGGCGATGGCTAATGCTTACCTCACTTCTTCTTTCACTTCAATCCG GAATGTTATGATGTGTGCCTCTGTTGATGGAGTGGACTCAATGAGTTCAAGTTCATTTTCGTTG AAGTCTGGGCCAGAGACTGATTATGTTCCAATGCCAATTGTCTTGATAGATCAAGATACTGATCCTGATGCAACTATTGTGCAACTTAGCTTTGGAGATCGCCTTGGTGCTCTACTTGACACG ATGAAGGCACTTAAGGACTTAGGCTTGGATGTTTTAAAGGGAACTGTCACTACTGAGAACTCTGTCACACAAACTAAATTTTTTATCACACGACT ATCCACGGGACGTAAAGTCGAAGATCCTGATGTCTTGGAAAGGATTCGCTTGACCATCATCAACAACCTTCTCAAGTATCATCCG GAATCAAGTGAACGGCTTGCTATGGGTGAAGCTTTTGGAGTAAAACCCCCGGAAAAAAAG ATTGATGTTGAAATCGCTACTCATAATCATGTTAAGGAAGATGGACCTAGGAGGAG CTTACTCTCTGTAGAGACAGCGGATCGACCTGGGCTGCTGTTAGAGATGATCAAAATAATGTCAGATATCAATGTAACAGTTGAATCAGCGGAGATTGACACCGAG GGATTGGTCGCCAAAGACAGGTTTCATGTCAATTATCGAGGAGCAGCATTGAACAGTTCTTTGTCTCAG GTTCTTGTGAATTGCCTGCGTTACTACCTGCGGCGGCCAGAAACCGATGAGGAGAGCTACTGA